From Temnothorax longispinosus isolate EJ_2023e chromosome 3, Tlon_JGU_v1, whole genome shotgun sequence, one genomic window encodes:
- the LOC139809960 gene encoding probable ATP-dependent RNA helicase DHX37 isoform X3 gives MGTTIDGYRASVDGVKWFAYFFLEGQVYPKLKRFVPSLLTTPGSITKSWARLIPRTQAIVQTLQSQGVVSKYKLLEIWGLDEKYSIQVVLYKISIQ, from the exons ATGGGGACTACCATCGATGGATATAGAGCATCTGTGGACGGTGTAAAGTGGTTCGCGTATTTCTTCTTGGAGGGTCAAGTGTACCCTAAGCTGAAACGATTTGTTCCGTCGTTGCTGACGACACCTGGGAGCATCACCAAGTCATGGGCCAG GTTGATACCACGCACTCAAGCAATAGTACAAACGTTGCAGTCGCAGGGAGTCGTGTCCAAATACAAACTGCTAGAAATCTGGGGTTTGGATGAAAAAt ATTCTATACAAGTGGTTTTATACAAGATTTCTATACAATAG
- the LOC139809960 gene encoding putative ATP-dependent RNA helicase rha-2 isoform X2, translating into MGTTIDGYRASVDGVKWFAYFFLEGQVYPKLKRFVPSLLTTPGSITKSWARLIPRTQAIVQTLQSQGVVSKYKLLEIWGLDEKSYKKWLPESAHAEVAQI; encoded by the exons ATGGGGACTACCATCGATGGATATAGAGCATCTGTGGACGGTGTAAAGTGGTTCGCGTATTTCTTCTTGGAGGGTCAAGTGTACCCTAAGCTGAAACGATTTGTTCCGTCGTTGCTGACGACACCTGGGAGCATCACCAAGTCATGGGCCAG GTTGATACCACGCACTCAAGCAATAGTACAAACGTTGCAGTCGCAGGGAGTCGTGTCCAAATACAAACTGCTAGAAATCTGGGGTTTGGATGAAAAAt CTTACAAGAAGTGGCTGCCGGAATCCGCGCACGCAGAAGTGGCACAGATATGA
- the LOC139809960 gene encoding probable ATP-dependent RNA helicase DHX37 isoform X1, with product MGTTIDGYRASVDGVKWFAYFFLEGQVYPKLKRFVPSLLTTPGSITKSWARLIPRTQAIVQTLQSQGVVSKYKLLEIWGLDEKFLLSAYKKWLPESAHAEVAQI from the exons ATGGGGACTACCATCGATGGATATAGAGCATCTGTGGACGGTGTAAAGTGGTTCGCGTATTTCTTCTTGGAGGGTCAAGTGTACCCTAAGCTGAAACGATTTGTTCCGTCGTTGCTGACGACACCTGGGAGCATCACCAAGTCATGGGCCAG GTTGATACCACGCACTCAAGCAATAGTACAAACGTTGCAGTCGCAGGGAGTCGTGTCCAAATACAAACTGCTAGAAATCTGGGGTTTGGATGAAAAAt ttctgTTGTCAGCTTACAAGAAGTGGCTGCCGGAATCCGCGCACGCAGAAGTGGCACAGATATGA
- the Tho2 gene encoding THO complex subunit 2 isoform X6, which produces MASKVWHTELWKSWDKHGKNDFLKLIKHKFKEGNRPEWRRGIYELISNGIHGNVKKDSVVQTLGELSSFDGSVPSAIVDIFTLIDAEAHNEERNNFYYIVKECEKFLTDRILKERLEIETLQDVGTLKNKNFQTKFIKVKTKLYYKQRKFNLFREESEGYSKLIVELNQERPDSEVASTLEIVKSLIGYFNLDPNRVLDILLETFENRPQDDALFIPLIRSYMSDQQVLCEVLGFKYCSTINATPFSLQKVTALMLQHGVIKLDDILPWLVPDDKTIISDHEQVMKQAKEYVRKLSVISTKDKEDVVEEKENAQDKYASNQKFGLCEALLEIGAWEVAQSLFNRLPDYCFTDQRPIALALCKMMQALVESVYRKHCIVSPKLPGRKVPPLKSSLAPPSLRDLEDIHDYLVPMLIVLGPNLHQDPILMYKVMRLCHAAIKHCPLDASKQPLNKNCSLYYDVLTILDVALLPSLSFMDCNCCVAEELWNILKYYPYQNRYCLYARWKNDTPLQHAALLRKRADAQKKIKSIMKRVSKETIKPVGRSIGKLTHSSPGVLFDYVLIQIQLYDNLIGPVVDSLKYLTNISYDVLGYCLVEALAGADRDRFKHDGTSISLWLQSLASFCGAIFKKYNIELTGLLQYVANQLKAQKSLDLLILKEIVQKMAGIEAAEEMTSDQLDAMAGGDLLKNEAGYFSQVRNTKKSSQRLKEALAEQDLAVALCLLMAQQKHCVVYRETDKSHLKLVGKLYDQCQDTLVQFGTFLGSTMTVDEYVERLPSIHSMLQDNHIHADVAFFLARPMFAHAINIKYDALRKADPNYKKMSTAMKQLKYAEAAQAVMAPVAQSVRPLHPLKVWEDISPQFLVTFWSLSMYDLYVPGESYQREISKLKQLAAQTADSKDMNVSKGKKEQERYTTLIEKLQDEKKKQEEHVEKVFAYLRQEKDTWFLSRSAKSAKNETITQFLQLCLFPRCTFTTVDAMYCAKFVHTIHSLKTANFSTLLCYDRLFCDITYSVTSCTENEANRYGRFLCAMLETVMRWHSEKAIFDKECSNYPGFVTKFRVSNQFSEANDMVGFENYRHVCHKWHYKITKAIVVCLDSKDYVQIRNSLIILIKILPHFPVLAKLSQILERKVEKVREEERGQRQDLHVLATSYSGQLKAKTPNMIRESDFHHVGDKAKTQDTTNNETSDKVSNGVAVKENNNGDARPEKENKEQREKRSSSNQMHHDINSLNSENSEKFRKKEDSKDVSEAKEKYVKKEEVKDDEGLDKKDRKYYKEEHYYSGGVDNLDRDLSSVSNSSASSGPVQEGPERVSDVKRRKVESVPKQEGRRAEAVLDKKERSSKGKARDEQKELRREKKQGRKRDRAEESIATTEQKRRKDDERAKGTHQNGDIPEHREKHHYSKLIKMSTSSTLKGRNGRL; this is translated from the exons ATGGCCAGCAAAGTATGGCATACAGAATTGTGGAAGTCATGGGATAAGCATGGGAAAAATGATTT CCTCAAGCTAATCAAGCACAAATTTAAGGAAGGCAACAGACCAG aatggAGACGCGGAATATAcgaattaatatcaaatggAATCCATGGAAACGTGAAAAAGGACAGTGTAGTTCAGACATTAGGTGAACTTTCG AGTTTTGATGGTTCCGTACCATCTGCAATAGTAGACATATTTACTTTAATCGATGCAGAAGCGCATAATGAGGAAAGGaacaacttttattatatcgtgAAAGAGTGTGAGAAG TTTTTGACCGATAGAATATTGAAAGAACGTTTAGAGATTGAAACTTTGCAAGATGTAGGGacattgaaaaacaaaaattttcaaaccaagtttataaaagtaaaaacaaaGCTGTA TTATAAACaaaggaaatttaatttatttcgtgaAGAGAGCGAGGGTTACTCCAAGCTCATTGTAGAATTAAATCAAGAGCGTCCAGACAGTGAGGTGGCATCGACATTGGAAATTGTTAAATCTCTTATCG GTTATTTTAATCTTGATCCTAATAGAGTACTCGACATCTTATTAGAGACATTTGAAAATCGACCGCAAGACGATGCTCTTTTTATTCCCTTAATACGCTCGTACATGAGCGATCAGCAGGTACTTTGTGAGGTCTTAGGATTCAAGTACTGCTCCACCATCAACGCTACGCCGTTCTCGCTGCAGAAGGTCACCGCGCTTATGCTGCAACATGGTGTGATTAAACTAGATGACATATTACCTTGGCTAGTGCCAGAcgataaaactattatatcaGATCATGAGCAAGTAATGAAACAGGCCAAGGAATATGTGCGGAAGTTGAGCGTGATCTCAACGAAAGACAAAGAGGATGTTgtagaagagaaggaaaatgCACAA GATAAGTATGCAAGCAATCAAAAATTTGGATTATGTGAAGCGCTTCTGGAAATTGGAGCTTGGGAAGTGGCACAAAGTTTATTCAATCGCTTGCCAGATTATTGTTTTACGGATCAACGCCCCATAGCTCTAGCATTGTGCAAAATGATGCAAGCTCTTGTCGAATCTGTATACAGAAA ACACTGTATTGTTTCCCCAAAATTGCCGGGTCGTAAAGTGCCCCCATTGAAGAGTTCCCTTGCGCCGCCGTCATTACGCGATCTGGAGGACATTCATGACTACTTGGTGCCAATGCTGATCGTACTTGGACCGAATCTGCACCAGGATCCTATTCTAATGTACAAGGTGATGAGACTATGTCACGCCGCTATCAAGCACTGTCCACTTGACGCGAGCAAGCAACCATTGAACAAGAACTGCAGTCTTTACTACGATGTACTGACGATACTCGACGTCGCGCTGCTACCATCCCTCTCCTTCATGGACTGTAACTGTTGCGTCGCCGAAGAACTATGGAACATTCTCAAGTACTACCCTTACCAGAATCGTTATTGCCTATACGCGCGCTGGAAGAACGATACACCATTACAGCACGCCGCATTGCTGCGGAAACGTGCGGATGCTCAAAAGAAGATCAAGTCGATTATGAAGCGCGTAAGCAAGGAAACGATCAAGCCAGTCGGCCGGTCAATAGGCAAGCTTACGCACTCCTCACCGGGTGTATTATTCGATTATGTTCTCATACAGATCCAGTTGTATGACAACCTGATAG GACCTGTGGTGGACTCCTTAAAATACTTGACAAATATCTCGTACGATGTGTTAGGATATTGTCTTGTAGAGGCATTAGCGGGTGCTGACAGGGATAGATTTAAACACGATGGCACCAGTATATCTTTGTGGCTACAATCTCTGGCTTCTTTTTGCGGAGCGATATTTAAGAAGTATAACATCGAATTAACAGGGTTGCTACAGTATGTAGCGAATCAACTTAAAGCTCAAAAGAG CCTagatctattaatattaaaagaaatagtaCAAAAAATGGCTGGTATCGAGGCAGCCGAAGAAATGACGTCTGATCAACTGGACGCTATGGCAGGCGGAGATCTATTAAAAAACGAG GCCGGTTACTTTAGTCAAGTTCGCAACACGAAGAAGTCCTCGCAGCGTTTGAAGGAAGCTCTTGCCGAGCAGGATCTCGCGGTTGCTCTGTGCTTATTAATGGCGCAGCAGAAACATTGCGTCGTTTACAGGGAGACCGATAAATCTCATTTAAAACTCGTTg gCAAGTTGTACGATCAATGCCAGGACACGCTGGTGCAATTTGGGACTTTCCTGGGTTCGACTATGACAGTAGATGAGTATGTGGAGCGATTACCCTCGATCCATTCTATGCTTCAGGACAATCACATACACGCAGATGTTGCATTTTTTCTGGCACGGCCAATGTTTGCGCATGCCATAAAT ataaaatatgacGCCCTCCGCAAAGCTGATCcaaattacaagaaaatgtCCACGGCTATGAAACAATTAAAGTACGCGGAAGCCGCGCAAGCTGTTATGGCACCTGTCGCTCAGTCTGTTAGGCCATTACACCCTCTAAAAGTTTGGGAGGACATATCGCCGCAGTTCTTAGTCACGTTTTGGTCTCTATCGATGTACGATTTGTACGTGCCAGGGGAAAGTTATCAAAGGGAAATCAGCAAGTTGAAGCAACTTGCAGCGCAAACCGCCGATTCCAAAGACATG AATGTAAGTAAAGGAAAGAAGGAACAAGAAAGATATACTACTCTTATCGAGAAGCTGCAGgatgaaaaaaagaagcaaGAGGAACAcgttgaaaaagtttttgCGTACCTGAg ACAAGAAAAGGATACATGGTTTTTGTCACGAAGCGCTAAATCTGCGAAAAACGAGACGATAACGCAATTTCTACAGTTATGCCTATTCCCACGGTGTACATTCACAACTGTGGACGCCATGTACTGTGCGAAATTTGTACATACCATCCACTCCCTCAAGACTGCAAATTTTTCAACTCTGCTTTGCTACGATCGT CTTTTCTGTGATATTACATATTCAGTCACTTCGTGCACAGAGAACGAAGCAAATCGATATGGCAGATTTTTATGCGCTATGCTGGAAACTGTTATGAGATGGCATTCCGAGAAAGCCATATTTGATAAG GAATGCAGTAATTACCCTGGCTTCGTAACCAAGTTCCGTGTGAGCAATCAATTTTCTGAAGCGAACGATATGGTCGGATTTGAAAATTACAGACACGTGTGCCACAAGTGGCACTATAAGATCACAAAG GCTATCGTAGTGTGTCTAGATTCTAAGGATTATGTGCAAATAAGGAATTCTTTGATAATATTGATCAAGATATTGCCACATTTCCCGGTCTTGGCGAAACTCTCTCAGATCCTCGAACGAAAGGTGGAGAAGGTGAGGGAGGAAGAGCGTGGCCAGCGTCAGGATTTGCACGTTCTAGCCACATCGTATAGTGGGCAACTGAAAGCTAAAACTCCCAATATGATACGCGAATCAGACTTTCACCATGTGGGCGACaag GCTAAGACACAAGACACAACGAATAATGAAACGAGCGATAAAGTTAGCAATGGAGTAGCagtgaaagaaaataataacggAGACGCTCGGCCAGAAAAGGAAAACAAGGAACAACGAGAAAAACGAAGTTCATCCAATCAAATGCATCa CGATATCAATTCTTTGAATAGCGAAAACTCCGAGAAGttcagaaagaaagaagacaGTAAGGATGTTTCGGAAGCAAAAgagaaatatgtgaaaaaagaagaagtgAAAGACGATGAGGGATTAGATAAGAAGGATCGCAAATATTATAAg gAAGAACACTATTATAGTGGTGGTGTCGACAAT